A region of Moorena producens PAL-8-15-08-1 DNA encodes the following proteins:
- a CDS encoding cytochrome P450, which translates to MNQQKGEVTILSDGQATPAGITKPPRQGRWYDTFSYIANPEGFCHHNLEKYGPIFNTGVFGGTTIFVGSSRAIQMVFNGDSKYTEIALPKTTMDMFGEYSLFQRPELHRERKSALKPGLTGRILEGYIPRINEVITDGLSNWSDTVQVSLYPAVEKICFQVLVPLLLGVNLDDINPKSFEGLPLSNCHELKSLYKTYFDGFYGLWKWKSPLTAYGRGLKARAKLLEFMGAVIGLRRASKEEINPKADFLSMMLASQQQNPDGIFSDSLIENQCLLQLWASHYEISGLVSSLIYQLGRFPQVLDQLRSEQATIVGEPTNLNTFLSEQLKQMVFLEAVIKETLRTLPPSSTANRRLTKSVVLDGMLYAKGCTIIAEPRLAHIMPEHFHQPELFEPERFLPPQNEGRMYEFIPFGGGVHACLGAQMAMTITKIFASHLIYLFDWQLTGEASFVQFPLKKIKNNYQIILQKRW; encoded by the coding sequence ATGAATCAGCAAAAGGGTGAAGTAACAATTCTCTCCGATGGGCAAGCTACGCCAGCAGGAATAACTAAACCACCAAGACAAGGGAGGTGGTACGACACATTTAGTTACATCGCTAATCCTGAAGGATTTTGTCACCACAACTTAGAAAAGTACGGACCGATTTTCAACACAGGTGTTTTTGGCGGTACAACCATCTTCGTTGGTTCGTCTAGGGCAATTCAAATGGTCTTTAACGGAGACTCTAAATATACCGAAATTGCCTTACCCAAAACTACGATGGATATGTTTGGGGAGTACAGTCTGTTTCAACGTCCCGAACTACACAGAGAACGTAAAAGTGCCTTAAAGCCTGGACTTACTGGTCGGATTTTGGAAGGATATATACCTCGGATTAATGAAGTCATTACAGATGGTCTGAGCAATTGGAGTGATACCGTCCAAGTATCACTCTACCCAGCAGTCGAAAAAATTTGTTTTCAGGTACTCGTTCCTCTGTTGTTAGGAGTTAACTTAGATGATATTAACCCCAAAAGTTTTGAGGGATTGCCTTTATCAAACTGTCATGAACTGAAATCACTTTACAAGACTTACTTTGATGGTTTCTATGGTTTGTGGAAATGGAAATCTCCTTTGACTGCCTACGGCAGAGGACTGAAGGCAAGGGCAAAATTGCTGGAGTTTATGGGAGCGGTTATTGGGCTACGGCGAGCATCCAAGGAAGAAATCAATCCTAAAGCCGATTTCCTCTCAATGATGCTGGCTAGTCAGCAGCAAAACCCTGACGGGATTTTCAGTGATTCTCTAATCGAAAACCAATGTCTGTTGCAGTTATGGGCATCCCACTATGAAATTTCTGGACTTGTATCTTCCCTAATCTATCAGCTAGGACGATTTCCACAGGTATTGGATCAACTACGCTCTGAGCAGGCAACGATAGTGGGTGAGCCAACTAACTTGAATACCTTTTTATCGGAGCAGTTGAAGCAAATGGTCTTTTTAGAAGCAGTAATCAAAGAGACTCTGCGAACCTTGCCTCCTAGCTCTACAGCTAATCGTCGTCTTACCAAATCCGTAGTTTTAGATGGAATGCTTTATGCCAAAGGTTGTACTATTATTGCCGAACCGCGATTAGCACATATCATGCCAGAACACTTTCACCAACCAGAGCTGTTTGAGCCAGAGCGTTTTCTACCTCCTCAGAATGAGGGAAGGATGTATGAGTTTATTCCTTTTGGTGGTGGCGTACACGCCTGCTTAGGAGCGCAGATGGCTATGACAATTACGAAGATCTTTGCTTCTCATTTAATCTATTTGTTTGACTGGCAACTGACGGGTGAAGCTTCTTTTGTGCAGTTTCCTCTGAAGAAAATCAAGAATAATTACCAAATTATTCTTCAAAAGCGTTGGTAA
- the xseB gene encoding exodeoxyribonuclease VII small subunit produces METQSDSNLTDSNLSKIPSGETWNYEATVAKVETIIKQIETGELELADVFDQFSAAVEYLHQCEYFLDQRQQQMDLLIETLTNDSDF; encoded by the coding sequence ATGGAAACTCAATCTGATTCAAACCTAACTGATTCAAACTTAAGTAAAATCCCTTCTGGAGAAACCTGGAACTATGAAGCGACGGTGGCTAAAGTTGAAACTATCATTAAGCAAATAGAAACGGGAGAACTAGAATTAGCAGACGTCTTTGATCAGTTCTCTGCTGCTGTCGAATATCTCCATCAATGTGAATATTTCCTCGATCAGCGACAGCAACAGATGGATTTGTTGATTGAGACGTTGACTAATGATTCTGATTTTTAA
- a CDS encoding NF038122 family metalloprotease translates to MKNRQLIKSLSLASAAVIGGNAPAQAIDFDFSYQPGTTLEQMLGFQMAGEIWSYYLTDNVTVKIHVEMTDALPSNILGGALPGLQKNKNYKTFVKKLKSDRTSVDDYTAYDNLQEHNYSDGNTRYHAVFESGQGWYNKNISLTNANAKAINYHSNNSLIDGYIVMNDTFNWSHDYLRSAPTPSNAIDFLSVGVHEIGHILGFVSGVDSTILADYDASYEMNLERLFRTTAFDMFRYSDWIQNAVDLGFGVNAFFSLDGVDPIAYLSEGKDLNLGLGGDGYQASHWDGYGNDLGIMKPALGWGERSDISGLDLRAFDVIGFNLNSVVFGLDGRPSQSNMTLNLNNLLNNAKNTLADKIGDYMNDSSVNASSIDWYIANHNQTAGSWLAEDRIHDVIDMYEWGYGGGSGGGSGGGGGGGGGSGQVLGHVLEQGFFSDFNWSTFNPDQGVAQVPDPGATSGLIGLGLFGIGGLLKGRRS, encoded by the coding sequence ATGAAGAATCGCCAGTTAATCAAGTCCTTGTCCCTGGCATCTGCAGCAGTAATTGGTGGTAACGCCCCAGCTCAAGCCATAGACTTCGACTTCAGCTATCAACCAGGGACTACCCTCGAACAAATGCTCGGGTTTCAAATGGCTGGTGAGATTTGGTCTTACTATTTAACTGATAATGTCACTGTCAAAATTCACGTTGAGATGACCGACGCCTTGCCCTCAAACATCCTGGGCGGGGCACTCCCTGGTCTGCAAAAGAATAAAAACTACAAAACATTTGTGAAGAAGCTGAAGTCCGATAGAACATCGGTAGATGATTATACTGCTTATGATAATTTGCAGGAACATAACTATAGTGATGGCAATACTCGCTATCATGCCGTGTTTGAAAGCGGACAAGGGTGGTATAACAAAAACATTTCTCTGACCAATGCCAATGCCAAAGCCATAAATTACCACAGCAATAACTCCCTGATCGATGGCTATATCGTCATGAATGATACCTTCAATTGGAGCCATGATTACCTGCGTAGCGCCCCAACTCCATCAAACGCCATAGACTTCCTGAGTGTGGGCGTCCATGAAATTGGTCATATCTTGGGCTTTGTCAGTGGGGTCGATTCGACGATACTCGCGGATTATGACGCTAGTTATGAGATGAACCTTGAGCGTTTGTTCCGTACTACTGCCTTCGATATGTTTCGCTATAGTGACTGGATCCAGAATGCAGTTGACTTAGGCTTTGGTGTCAACGCCTTCTTTTCCCTGGATGGGGTTGATCCAATAGCATACCTTTCTGAAGGTAAGGATCTCAATTTAGGATTAGGAGGTGATGGCTATCAAGCCAGCCACTGGGACGGTTACGGCAATGATTTGGGCATTATGAAGCCAGCCCTAGGTTGGGGAGAGAGATCCGATATCTCAGGACTAGATTTACGAGCCTTTGATGTGATTGGCTTTAACCTTAACTCTGTTGTGTTCGGCTTAGATGGACGCCCCAGTCAATCCAATATGACCCTAAATCTCAATAACTTGCTCAACAACGCCAAGAATACCTTAGCCGACAAAATCGGTGACTACATGAATGATTCTAGCGTGAATGCCTCATCCATCGACTGGTATATCGCCAATCATAACCAAACAGCAGGCTCCTGGCTAGCTGAAGACCGCATCCACGATGTAATCGACATGTACGAATGGGGCTATGGTGGCGGTAGCGGCGGTGGCAGTGGCGGTGGTGGCGGTGGTGGCGGTGGCAGTGGGCAAGTATTAGGCCACGTGCTAGAACAGGGTTTTTTTTCGGATTTCAATTGGTCAACCTTTAATCCTGACCAGGGAGTGGCTCAGGTGCCAGATCCAGGGGCGACCAGTGGCTTAATTGGGTTAGGTCTGTTCGGCATTGGTGGTCTGTTAAAGGGTCGTCGCAGCTAA
- a CDS encoding filamentous hemagglutinin N-terminal domain-containing protein, with protein sequence MVITDFFKLPPRSDHNKPLNKPFKQLLTLPIACYLVAQMPLLCSAQIVPDNTLPNNSIVTPNGNIIEITGGTTAGGNLFHSFEQFSVLTGNTAFFNNSVTIENIISRVTGGSISTIDGLIRANGSANLFLINPNGIVFGPEASLDIGGSFIGSTANSIKFADGSEFSATNPQEPPLLTINIPTGLQYGSQGNPGGIVINGPGNNLSINSATFAVVRDNRPVGLEVQPGKTLALVGGDVAVAGGNLTTAGGRIELGSVQGEGMVTLTPTNSGWILSYEDVGQFQDITLSQAASVSTSGNDGGEIQVQGRRVTISEGSALLGDTLGSGAGGSLTVKATEALEVIGTAANNDFSTRLSTDVAPEAIGNGGNLVIDTEQLRVADGAQISSGTFSSGNAGTLTVTAAEVEVIAGSNFGPSGLFVPVAPGATGNGGNLFINTERLRVTDGAQIAASTFGSGDGGDLVVQAKEVELIGTAFGIFPSGLLANVEAGATGNGGNLTINTEGLRLIDGAQIAATTFGTGNAGSLTVKAQDVQLTGTSTAELPSGLFAEVRLGAIGNGGDLSIETESLRLTDGAQIAATTFGTGNAGSLSVQATEMELIGSSSEGLLSGLLANVEPNAIGNGGNLTINTERLRLTDGAQIRAITLGEGDAGSLIVQAIDLQLSGTSPQGLPSGLFTEVRPEAIGDGGNLTINTEGLRLSDGAQIAANTFGTGDAGSIEVNATDIELIGTSPEELASGLFTEVRPEAIGDGGQLTINTEQLRITDGAQIAATTFGQGNAGSIEVNATDIELIGTASNFASAIFANVELEAIGNGGDLILETERLRLVDGAQVATITAGSGNGGTLKVQAQEIELIGTSDLGASGLLASAIADTGNGGTLDISTDQLIIRDGATISVSNFPSNDRLDPGQGQAGNIEIVANSIELSNSGADTANGGGITASNFSAGGGNIVIRANQIKTDRGEITATSELSGGGDIDITSDLLFLSNQSGISTSVNDSTGGGGDIKINSDFVVVVENSNIAANAIFGPGGNIEITTKSLFLSPDSQITASSQFGVDGQINISNPELTQNLGLIPLPASIIDTGLLIATGCSTDDEQNSFALLGRGGLPTDPTDPLKGETIWIDWRDFSATRRQLYRAARNRGKKPNQQAQTTAKKPPIIEAQGWIINQDGIVELVPYPTGPNLKPVLNTAINCHNLR encoded by the coding sequence ATGGTCATCACAGATTTTTTTAAATTGCCACCTAGGTCCGATCACAATAAACCCTTAAACAAACCCTTCAAGCAACTCCTGACCTTGCCCATTGCCTGTTACCTAGTGGCTCAGATGCCCTTACTCTGCTCGGCTCAAATTGTTCCAGATAATACTCTACCGAACAATTCCATTGTTACTCCTAATGGCAACATCATTGAGATTACCGGTGGTACCACTGCAGGGGGTAATCTCTTCCATAGCTTCGAGCAGTTTTCGGTTCTGACTGGGAATACAGCCTTTTTCAACAATTCCGTCACCATTGAGAATATTATTAGCCGGGTCACTGGTGGGTCGATTTCTACTATTGATGGCTTAATTCGGGCTAACGGTAGCGCTAACCTGTTTTTAATCAATCCCAATGGCATCGTGTTTGGTCCGGAGGCTTCCCTAGATATTGGTGGCTCGTTTATCGGCTCTACCGCCAACAGCATTAAATTTGCCGATGGCAGTGAATTTAGTGCGACCAATCCCCAGGAGCCTCCCCTGTTAACCATTAATATTCCCACTGGTTTACAGTATGGCTCCCAAGGCAATCCCGGCGGAATTGTGATCAACGGGCCTGGGAACAATCTGAGTATTAATAGTGCTACATTTGCCGTGGTCAGAGACAATCGACCGGTGGGGCTGGAAGTACAGCCAGGTAAAACCTTAGCCTTGGTGGGGGGTGATGTGGCTGTTGCAGGAGGAAATCTCACCACAGCCGGAGGACGGATTGAACTGGGTAGCGTCCAGGGAGAAGGGATGGTAACCCTGACCCCAACTAACTCAGGTTGGATATTAAGCTATGAGGATGTAGGACAATTTCAGGATATTACCTTGTCCCAAGCGGCCTCGGTGAGTACTAGTGGTAATGACGGGGGTGAAATCCAGGTGCAGGGTCGGCGGGTGACGATTAGTGAAGGGTCAGCTCTGTTAGGCGATACCTTGGGCAGTGGGGCTGGGGGAAGTTTGACGGTAAAGGCGACAGAGGCATTGGAAGTGATCGGTACCGCTGCCAATAATGACTTTTCCACCCGTTTATCTACTGATGTAGCACCAGAGGCTATAGGGAATGGGGGTAATTTAGTCATTGACACGGAACAGTTGCGGGTTGCTGATGGCGCTCAGATCTCCAGCGGCACCTTTAGCTCAGGGAATGCTGGCACCTTGACGGTTACCGCTGCTGAGGTAGAGGTGATTGCTGGCTCGAACTTCGGTCCCAGTGGTTTGTTTGTGCCAGTAGCACCAGGGGCTACCGGGAATGGGGGTAATTTATTCATTAACACGGAACGCTTGCGAGTTACTGATGGGGCTCAGATCGCAGCTAGTACCTTTGGCTCTGGGGATGGGGGAGATTTGGTAGTTCAGGCCAAGGAGGTAGAACTGATTGGTACGGCTTTTGGCATCTTCCCCAGCGGCTTGTTGGCAAATGTGGAAGCAGGAGCGACCGGGAATGGGGGCAATTTGACCATTAACACCGAAGGCTTGCGACTGATTGATGGAGCTCAAATTGCAGCTACTACCTTTGGCACAGGAAATGCAGGTTCCTTGACTGTTAAGGCTCAAGATGTGCAATTGACTGGCACGTCAACCGCAGAATTACCCAGTGGCTTATTTGCAGAAGTTAGACTAGGAGCGATTGGGAATGGGGGCGACTTGAGCATTGAGACGGAGAGCTTACGGCTGACTGATGGGGCTCAGATTGCAGCGACTACCTTTGGCACAGGCAATGCAGGTTCATTGAGCGTGCAAGCCACTGAGATGGAACTAATTGGTAGCTCATCAGAGGGATTACTTAGTGGCTTGTTAGCCAATGTGGAACCAAACGCGATCGGGAATGGGGGCAACTTGACCATTAACACCGAACGCTTGCGACTGACTGATGGAGCCCAGATCAGAGCAATTACCCTTGGTGAAGGGGATGCCGGTTCGTTAATAGTACAGGCCATCGATTTGCAATTGAGTGGTACCTCACCACAGGGATTACCCAGTGGCTTATTTACAGAAGTCCGACCAGAAGCGATCGGGGATGGGGGCAACTTGACCATTAACACCGAGGGCTTGCGGCTGAGTGATGGGGCTCAGATTGCAGCTAATACCTTTGGTACAGGGGATGCCGGTTCTATAGAGGTCAACGCAACAGATATTGAATTAATTGGTACCTCACCAGAGGAATTAGCCAGTGGCTTATTTACAGAAGTCCGACCAGAAGCGATCGGAGATGGGGGCCAATTGACCATTAACACCGAACAGTTGCGAATTACTGATGGGGCTCAGATTGCAGCCACTACCTTTGGTCAAGGAAATGCCGGTTCTATAGAGGTAAACGCAACAGATATCGAATTAATTGGTACCGCAAGCAATTTCGCTAGCGCTATATTTGCCAATGTGGAATTAGAGGCCATAGGCAATGGGGGTGACCTGATCCTTGAAACGGAACGCTTGCGACTGGTTGATGGCGCTCAAGTAGCAACCATTACCGCAGGCTCTGGAAATGGAGGAACCTTGAAAGTTCAGGCACAGGAAATAGAACTAATTGGGACATCAGACCTAGGTGCCAGCGGATTATTGGCGAGTGCGATCGCAGATACTGGTAATGGCGGTACATTAGACATCTCTACTGATCAGTTAATTATCCGAGATGGAGCAACTATCAGTGTCAGTAATTTCCCAAGCAATGACCGCCTAGATCCAGGACAAGGCCAAGCTGGGAATATTGAGATTGTGGCAAACTCCATCGAGCTTTCCAACAGCGGAGCGGACACTGCCAATGGTGGTGGTATTACCGCATCCAATTTCTCGGCGGGAGGAGGCAATATTGTAATTCGGGCTAATCAAATCAAAACTGATCGAGGGGAAATCACTGCCACTTCGGAGCTTAGCGGTGGTGGTGATATTGACATTACTAGTGACTTACTCTTCCTTTCAAACCAGAGCGGGATTAGTACCAGCGTTAATGACAGTACTGGTGGTGGCGGTGATATTAAGATTAATAGTGATTTTGTAGTGGTTGTAGAAAATAGTAATATCGCAGCCAACGCCATATTTGGTCCTGGCGGTAATATTGAGATCACTACTAAAAGTCTGTTTCTGTCTCCAGATAGCCAGATTACTGCCAGTTCTCAATTTGGTGTGGATGGTCAAATCAACATTAGCAATCCCGAGTTAACTCAAAACCTAGGATTAATCCCATTACCAGCAAGTATCATTGATACTGGTCTACTCATTGCCACAGGCTGTAGCACCGATGATGAGCAAAATTCATTTGCTCTGCTTGGACGAGGGGGCTTACCCACTGACCCCACTGACCCCCTCAAAGGTGAAACCATTTGGATAGATTGGCGAGATTTCTCCGCCACCAGGCGTCAATTGTATCGGGCTGCTCGCAATCGGGGCAAAAAACCGAATCAGCAAGCCCAAACGACAGCCAAAAAGCCACCAATTATAGAAGCTCAAGGATGGATTATAAATCAGGATGGAATTGTGGAGTTGGTGCCTTATCCCACTGGTCCTAATCTCAAACCAGTATTGAATACTGCCATCAACTGTCATAATCTTAGGTAA
- a CDS encoding HNH endonuclease encodes MPIPKQLYQQLRKRAVFQCEYCHYPEILSNAPLSVDHLWPKSLGGSDRLDNLALACRRCNERRYNFTTGIDPDTGNEVPLFNPRLQSWSDHFIWTADGLRIIGTSPTGRATCARLDLNDERRTEKFIVKSRQLWVKGGLHPPLEDPRQSV; translated from the coding sequence ATGCCCATTCCTAAACAGCTCTACCAGCAGCTTAGAAAACGGGCAGTATTTCAATGTGAATATTGTCACTATCCCGAAATCCTCAGCAACGCACCCCTTTCGGTCGATCATCTTTGGCCAAAATCATTGGGGGGAAGTGATCGTCTAGATAATCTTGCCTTAGCCTGTCGTCGGTGCAACGAAAGGCGCTACAATTTCACAACCGGAATTGATCCCGATACCGGAAACGAAGTCCCCTTGTTCAACCCTCGTTTACAGTCATGGTCTGATCATTTCATCTGGACAGCCGATGGTCTGCGCATTATAGGCACCAGCCCAACAGGACGAGCAACCTGCGCTCGACTTGATCTCAACGACGAGCGTCGCACTGAAAAATTCATCGTGAAATCTCGACAACTTTGGGTCAAAGGGGGGTTACATCCTCCCCTAGAGGATCCACGTCAATCCGTGTGA
- a CDS encoding DNA double-strand break repair nuclease NurA, which produces MLDLAKLAGQIPGISKHLRLEAVASRQRLERAEQLLAKAKTQQESLVKSHQEWRDRMIFTAATPVESLDTCVDISSPPESHSVFATDGSQISPSHHEILYCYVINVGRVMLHYGQSLYPLLDSMPEVFYRPEDLYISRQWGIRTEEWMGHRRTISEVSMLAEMACRWVNPPAPHRDTPNLAIVDGSLIYWFLDGMPGDARDRILPPILTAWEQLRAVNVPLIGYLSASRSVEMVNFLRLPACPYETPKCITQCGNLTDKLPCQVIDPLRDTTLWASLLQPGQRSPLFQSSARILELYDHHRIYFCYVHVGTEIARIEMPEWVAQNSALLNQALSLMLGQVYKGYGYPIAVSEAHNQAVIKAGDRNRFFALLEQQMIRAGVKNVGISYKEARKRGSIS; this is translated from the coding sequence ATGCTTGATCTGGCAAAACTGGCAGGACAAATCCCTGGTATTAGTAAGCACCTGAGACTAGAAGCGGTGGCGTCTCGCCAACGCCTAGAACGGGCTGAACAATTACTGGCAAAGGCGAAAACACAACAAGAGAGTTTAGTCAAGTCTCATCAAGAATGGCGCGATCGCATGATTTTCACGGCGGCAACACCGGTAGAATCTCTGGATACTTGTGTTGATATCAGTAGTCCCCCGGAAAGCCATAGTGTTTTCGCTACGGATGGGTCTCAAATTTCCCCCTCTCACCACGAAATCCTCTACTGTTATGTGATTAATGTGGGTCGGGTAATGTTGCACTATGGACAAAGTCTGTATCCTCTGTTGGATAGTATGCCCGAAGTGTTCTACCGACCGGAAGACTTATATATTTCTCGTCAGTGGGGGATTCGCACGGAGGAGTGGATGGGACATCGACGCACCATTTCCGAGGTATCGATGTTAGCAGAAATGGCTTGCCGTTGGGTAAATCCACCAGCTCCCCACAGGGATACTCCCAATTTAGCGATAGTAGATGGTTCTCTGATTTACTGGTTTCTTGATGGGATGCCAGGGGATGCACGCGATCGCATATTGCCTCCGATTCTAACAGCTTGGGAGCAATTGCGTGCTGTTAATGTACCCCTGATCGGCTACCTGAGTGCTTCTCGTAGTGTGGAAATGGTTAATTTCCTGAGATTACCAGCTTGTCCCTATGAAACACCCAAATGTATCACCCAATGTGGTAATCTCACGGACAAGTTGCCTTGTCAGGTGATAGACCCCTTGCGGGATACCACTCTCTGGGCAAGTTTATTGCAACCAGGACAGCGTAGCCCTCTATTTCAGAGTTCCGCACGGATTCTGGAATTATACGACCATCACCGGATCTATTTCTGTTATGTCCATGTGGGTACAGAAATTGCTCGGATCGAGATGCCAGAATGGGTAGCCCAGAATTCAGCATTGCTGAATCAAGCGTTGAGTTTAATGCTGGGGCAGGTCTATAAAGGATATGGTTATCCCATTGCTGTGTCTGAAGCTCATAATCAGGCCGTGATTAAGGCCGGTGACCGGAATCGCTTCTTTGCCTTGCTTGAACAACAAATGATTCGGGCAGGTGTCAAGAATGTGGGAATATCCTATAAGGAAGCTCGTAAACGGGGCAGTATTAGTTGA
- a CDS encoding NF038122 family metalloprotease: protein MKNRQLIMSLSLASAAVIGGNAPAQAIDFDFSYQPGTSLEQMLGFEMAGEIWSYYLTDDITVKIHVEMTDSLPSNILGGALPGLQQSTNYKTFRKKMRYDKTSKDDDTAYNKLQRHDRDGEYLYRVLFESGSDWYNNNIALTNANAKAINYQTNNSLLDGYIVMNNAFNWSYDYQRNAPTPSNAVDFLSVGIHEIGHILGFVSGVDSTIMPDNDASEEINLNRLMRTTALDMYRRTHSTPYYNNKINLTYGANAYFSIDGGYTALAYFSEGKDPNLGDGGDGYQASHWKGHGNDLGIMKPALGWGERSDISPLDLRAFDVIGWDLNSTVFGSDGLPSASNMTLNLNNLLNNAKNTLADKIGDYLNDSSVNASSIDWYIANDNETAGSWLAEDRIQDVIDMYEWGYGGGSGGGSGGGGGGGGGSGQVLGQLVEQEGFFNDFNWSTFNPDQGWAQVPDPGATSGLIGFGLFGIGGVFKGRRR, encoded by the coding sequence ATGAAAAATCGCCAGTTAATCATGTCCTTGTCCCTGGCATCCGCAGCAGTAATTGGTGGTAACGCCCCAGCTCAAGCCATAGACTTCGACTTCAGCTATCAACCAGGAACGTCCCTCGAACAAATGCTCGGGTTTGAAATGGCTGGTGAGATTTGGTCTTACTATTTAACCGATGATATCACCGTCAAAATTCACGTTGAGATGACAGACAGCTTGCCCTCAAACATCCTCGGTGGCGCACTTCCTGGCCTGCAACAGTCTACAAACTACAAAACATTTCGGAAGAAGATGAGGTACGATAAAACATCAAAAGATGATGATACTGCTTATAATAAGCTGCAAAGACATGACCGTGATGGCGAGTATCTGTATAGGGTCTTGTTTGAAAGCGGAAGTGACTGGTACAACAACAATATTGCTCTGACCAATGCCAATGCCAAAGCCATAAATTACCAGACCAATAACTCCTTGCTCGATGGCTATATCGTCATGAATAACGCCTTTAATTGGAGCTATGATTACCAGCGTAACGCCCCAACCCCATCAAACGCCGTAGATTTTCTGAGTGTTGGTATCCATGAAATTGGTCATATCTTGGGCTTCGTCAGTGGAGTCGATTCGACGATCATGCCTGATAATGACGCTAGTGAGGAGATCAACCTTAACCGTCTGATGCGTACTACCGCCCTGGATATGTACCGCCGTACTCACTCGACCCCATATTATAATAACAAGATTAACTTAACCTATGGTGCCAACGCCTACTTTTCCATTGATGGGGGTTATACAGCTCTGGCATACTTTTCCGAAGGCAAGGATCCCAATTTAGGAGACGGAGGTGATGGCTATCAAGCCAGCCACTGGAAAGGTCACGGCAATGATTTGGGCATTATGAAGCCAGCCCTAGGTTGGGGAGAGAGGTCTGATATCTCACCACTAGATTTACGAGCCTTTGATGTGATTGGCTGGGACCTAAACTCCACTGTGTTTGGCTCAGATGGACTGCCCAGTGCATCAAATATGACCCTAAATCTCAATAACTTGCTCAACAACGCCAAGAATACCTTAGCAGACAAAATCGGTGACTATTTGAATGATTCTAGTGTGAATGCCTCATCCATCGACTGGTATATCGCCAATGATAACGAAACAGCAGGCTCCTGGCTAGCTGAAGACCGCATCCAGGATGTGATCGACATGTACGAATGGGGCTATGGTGGCGGTAGCGGCGGTGGCAGTGGCGGTGGTGGCGGTGGTGGCGGTGGCAGTGGGCAAGTATTAGGTCAGTTGGTGGAACAAGAGGGGTTTTTTAACGATTTCAATTGGTCAACCTTCAATCCTGACCAGGGTTGGGCTCAGGTGCCAGACCCAGGGGCGACCAGTGGCTTAATTGGGTTCGGTCTGTTCGGCATTGGTGGTGTGTTCAAGGGTCGTCGCAGGTAG